The Dreissena polymorpha isolate Duluth1 chromosome 4, UMN_Dpol_1.0, whole genome shotgun sequence region TTTAAACCTAACCAGCCTAAGACACACTCAGGGTTTTGGAtacttaatattaaatatttctttaagaaCCTTTACCACCATTTCTGAAATATCAGACACACATTTTCACCTCCAAAATTGGCTGCTGTTTTTCACTGTATCTTACATAGAATATTACATTCATAATGTAAttcttcaattatttattttcatcataaGAActcaatttgtattattttaaatgacatGTTGGTATACAAATTTATACTGGACAGTAATAAACTTGTTACTTTCCTTTAAAAGAAAGTACAGAAAAAGTATTTGTATTAAACAAATTCTAGTCTGTGATACAAATAGTTTTTTCAAGCTACAGAAGTGTTTatgtacaaataattttacaataaaagGATTGTATATTTACTAAACCTTATACAGCTTGCATTTTAATTGACACAAAAAATTGTGCTGAACTTATTCACTTACTTTAATTGTCAATTGAGATATGCCTGCTATGAAAAATTTATTGACCTAAGTTTTGTGCAAGAGAATACATGTCCTTCATTAAATCATACTGTGAACTGGAAAATGTTAGATGCATAAATCCTTATACTtgacatacattttcaaaaataggAGGATATAGGAAATATGGGCGGCTTTAAAAAATATACGATTTCAGTTATAAAGTAATAGGATTCAGTTGACAGTCTAATATTTCTGTTACACAAGCATGACAAGCACCTTAAACTCTGCATTACTCTCTGCATTTTTCAAGAGCTGAAGAAGGAACTCTGCACTCTTTTTCGGCCATCGACCCTGTGTGACTCCCCAGGCTTTGGCCTACAATGAgacaaattaaaaattaaaacaagagattgccaagcaatattgtcccctaacGGTGTAACTCCACAATTAtcagtaaaaaataattatttgttgctatggcaaccagaattcttgacgtaggaacaaaatgaaatgacgtgcataatctccatattgccataatctatccatgtttcaagtttcatgaaaaaatatgaagaacttttaaagttatcgcaggatccagaaaaatgtgacagacagacagagcgcaaaccataagtcccctccggtttcactagtaggggacaataacagtCTTCTGCAGGTGTAAACCCAACATTAATGCATCTTCTCTTTCAATAAATTGTGAATATACACAAATCTCAGAAATGACCCCCTGGATACATGGGATCCATGGAAATCCGTTTAAAAATGACACCACTGTTATTGACTTATGGCGATTTTGATTTGTCAGTCTTGCTAGAAAAACATTGCTTAAAGTTTGGCCTTATTCAATCATAGTGAAATGGTAGAATTTCCAATAGGCTTTAGGCTAGTGCAAAGAGTATGAACAAATGATAGTGAAGCTGTACTGACCTGTGACTTCCTGCCAACAGCACCATTGAAATGCACAAATGGAACTACTTCCTTATGGGCAATGACATTCTTTAGGTATCTGGTGGCTCTTTTCACATGCATGTGCTTAATAGCACCTGCTGTCTCCCGTGTGTTCTGTAAAGGCAGCAACACTACAATTTTCCTTATGTATGACATTTTGATATAATGAATATTGCCTTGTATGTACCTATCTAAAAATGGCAGTCAAAACTCTGTAATGAAGCAATGGTAGCAAACATAAGTTTTTAGCTTGGTAACAGTTCAGTGTAAGTACTAGCTGCTAATTTGAATAAAAGGTAAATGCTTGTAGCATGACAGATATATGCTATTATGCAGATGTTGGTTGGACCTTGAGCTATGTTGAATTTATATCGTCTGAAATTAAAACTGGATATATCCTAAGTTAAACTTAATGAATGAAAAATTTACAATCTATATGTTACAGTCTTGATTTCAAAAGATAATGTTTGATGGTTGATTTGCATTTATCAACTTGAAAATCctcatatataataaattatgtgcCATAAATGGTGGTTTAGCAGGAAAGTAAATGCTATTGATCGTAATAAAATTGTACCTTGAAGTGGACACGCAGGTAAGAACCCCTTGCTTTGGCAGCTGCAACACAAGAGTACCTCTAATTAACATAAcaggaaatgaaatataaacaaccaATCATAACTTGTACACAACATTAAAAATCTTTAAACATCGGGACTTAGCTGAATGTTGAATCAAATTCTATTACTAAGAGTAGTTTCAAAAATTGTAATTAAAAGCAAAAAGATGACACAAAATTGTGCCTGTCCTTGTGTTTGAAGGTGGGCTCTCTAAACAACACAGGCATTTGAATTTggttatattttaagtttaaatgttATGTATGTACAACACTTACTTTACTAATTTACCAATTAAAAGCGATGCAAACATTTAGTTTCCTATTTGAATGGATGACAATCAGTAAACGAACATGACTGTGCAACAAAGAATTATGCTTGTGTGTACATTATGCATACATTCTTATGAGAATGTATGACCGAGAGTTTATCGATAATTGTAATTTTGTCAAACTGACAAGTCCCGTTATAGTGCTCTGAGAATAAACATTGGAACCCGGCTACAGTTCTTACTTCGATAataaaagattttatttaaaaactcaCATTTGGTTGGATTCTCGGGTTCTGTTGCGTACCTCGTCATTTTGGTTCCTAcaaatttgatgtaaataaattcatATGGATAAATAACAAGTCTTAAAACAAGTTACTTTGATAATAGCATGTGTCAAATATATTTCCAACGTTCGCTTATTAGATAGTGGGATATTTCATTGGTTAACTTTGGTAAAAGTGACAGGTATTTAGGAGATCATAATGGATAAAGTGTGTGTATTTACAAAAGTGATGTTTCAGACCTTAGTTTGAACCGGAAAAGGAAATACACGTATCAACGGACTGTTAAATACGCGGCACTAAATGAACGTTCCCCTGTGTACCTGGTATCTTCACA contains the following coding sequences:
- the LOC127876881 gene encoding 60S ribosomal protein L17-like isoform X1; this encodes MASDISQIQLKWINRVQINNNTVVKIPGTKMTRYATEPENPTKSAKARGSYLRVHFKNTRETAGAIKHMHVKRATRYLKNVIAHKEVVPFVHFNGAVGRKSQAKAWGVTQGRWPKKSAEFLLQLLKNAESNAEFKGLDTDHLIIEHIMVNAAPKMRRRTYRAHGRINPYMSSPCHVEIILAEREQAVPKPVGGEDEPVKKKVSQKKLKRQKMMMRE
- the LOC127876881 gene encoding 60S ribosomal protein L17-like isoform X2, yielding MTRYATEPENPTKSAKARGSYLRVHFKNTRETAGAIKHMHVKRATRYLKNVIAHKEVVPFVHFNGAVGRKSQAKAWGVTQGRWPKKSAEFLLQLLKNAESNAEFKGLDTDHLIIEHIMVNAAPKMRRRTYRAHGRINPYMSSPCHVEIILAEREQAVPKPVGGEDEPVKKKVSQKKLKRQKMMMRE